A region from the Indicator indicator isolate 239-I01 chromosome 4, UM_Iind_1.1, whole genome shotgun sequence genome encodes:
- the LOC128981551 gene encoding potassium channel subfamily K member 16-like: MCSGKLQTGLLVASYFVYLLVGAAVFQALERTAEKQEKIAAAQMKEAFLQNFTHLTVAEMEQFMKNLTEAIQNGVYPVGNESRIEDSNWDFSNSFFFAGTVVSTIGYGTLHPKTTGGQIFCVFFALFGIPLNIVFLHHVGKMLSLLCKKLGNYLYEKGMRQKKIKFLTLLFFLSTGILVFLCLPSLFFQITEGWSYSEGIYFAFITLSTIGFGDYVVGKQPGRNYFSYYRSLVAIWILFGLAWIALLFNLLTTVLEDTEKIIVKDLHHIGKMSKDNEASQQRRCWPAQFIPEEELPPPCAGGDAQKMESLAADSEQTKNEKNVFSYSKTLAVTLNSSLESC, encoded by the exons ATGTGTAGTGGCAAGCTGCAGACAGGTTTGCTGGTGGCCAGCTACTTTGTCTATCTGCTGGTGGGTGCAGCTGTGTTCCAGGCATTGGAAAGGactgctgagaagcaggagaaaaTAGCAGCTGCCCAGATGAAGGAGGCTTTTCTGCAGAATTTCACCCACCTCACAGTGGCAGAGATGGAGCAGTTTATGAAG AACCTGACTGAAGCCATTCAGAATGGAGTATACCCTGTTGGAAATGAATCACGGATTGAAGACAGCAACTGGGATTTCAGTAACTCCTTCTTCTTTGCAGGCACAGTTGTCTCCACAATAG gatATGGCACACTACATCCTAAAACTACTGGGGGGCAGatcttttgtgtcttttttgcTCTGTTTGGAATCCCTCTGAATATTGTTTTTCTCCACCATGTTGGTAAGATGCTCTCACTGCTGTGTAAAAAGCTGGGGAACTACCTGTATGAGAAAGGAATGAGACAG aagaagATCAAATTTCTGAcccttctgtttttcctgtctACGGGGATCCTAGTTTTTCTGTGCTTGCCATCACTGTTCTTCCAGATAACAGAGGGCTGGTCCTACAGCGAAGGAATTTACTTTGCATTTATCACTCTCAGCACCATTGGCTTTGGAGATTATGTAGTAG GTAAACAGCCTGGCAGGAATTACTTTTCATACTATCGCTCACTGGTGGCCATTTGGATTCTTTTTGGCCTTGCCTGGATTGCTCTCCTGTTTAATTTATTGACAACAGTACTAGAAGATACTGAAAAAATAATTGTCAAAGATCTCCATCACATTGGAAAGATGAGTAAGGACAATGAAGCAAGTCAACAAAGAAGATGCTGGCCTGCTCAATTTATTCCAGAGGAAGAACTACCACCACCATGTGCTGGAGGGGATGCACAGAAAATGGAGTCATTAGCAGCAGATTCTGAACagacaaaaaatgaaaaaaatgttttttcttataGCAAAACTCTTGCCGTAACATTGAACTCTTCATTGGAGAGTTGTTAG